Proteins encoded in a region of the Oscillospiraceae bacterium genome:
- a CDS encoding cadherin-like beta sandwich domain-containing protein, with the protein MKTTKKIICTILTVFILMNMFTFFSFAASPKVVVSISSDRTSQTAGKTIMLTVNIDVKNGDGLTIEEMNRLKINFNTSLFELESVAPLVDSNGLSISKSNPVTINFKREGEENFNGDIATITLRIKNTADVGETSFAFSVSSFLDKNRKSISYSCDSPYTDFVISDKASSNNLLSNLVANEGKLSPNFNKNTTKYTMTVPNNVKRVNLQYATEDTAATAKISGASNLKVGENEVKITVTAENGTTKVYKITVTREAESASNDTSSIIPPVDDSMSKETYEKELQKAKNRNLIINLVLIFIILAEAAYIIIDKVSKRKPAPKAVIPDSVAAAINESSGEDFDDDEGEPQNIIDSILNNTDDDLE; encoded by the coding sequence ATGAAAACAACTAAAAAGATTATTTGCACGATTTTGACGGTATTTATACTGATGAATATGTTTACATTTTTCAGCTTTGCCGCTTCACCAAAGGTAGTGGTTTCAATCAGCTCTGACCGTACATCACAGACTGCGGGAAAAACCATTATGCTGACTGTTAATATTGATGTTAAAAACGGTGACGGTCTTACTATTGAAGAAATGAACAGACTTAAAATCAATTTCAACACCTCTCTTTTTGAGCTTGAAAGCGTTGCTCCCTTAGTAGACAGCAACGGTTTATCCATTTCAAAAAGCAATCCTGTCACAATAAACTTCAAAAGAGAAGGCGAAGAAAACTTTAACGGCGATATAGCAACCATAACCCTGCGTATTAAAAACACTGCAGATGTGGGTGAAACCAGCTTTGCTTTTTCCGTTTCCTCTTTCCTTGACAAAAACAGAAAATCCATTTCTTACAGCTGTGATTCCCCTTATACCGATTTTGTGATTTCGGATAAAGCTTCTTCAAATAATCTGCTTTCAAACCTTGTAGCAAACGAAGGTAAGTTAAGTCCTAATTTCAACAAAAATACAACTAAGTACACTATGACTGTACCCAACAATGTTAAGAGAGTAAATCTTCAGTATGCTACTGAGGATACTGCCGCAACAGCTAAAATAAGTGGTGCTTCCAATCTCAAGGTTGGAGAAAACGAGGTTAAAATCACTGTAACAGCAGAAAACGGAACAACTAAGGTATATAAAATTACTGTTACAAGAGAAGCAGAAAGCGCTTCCAACGATACCTCCTCCATCATTCCTCCCGTTGACGATTCAATGAGCAAGGAAACTTACGAGAAGGAGCTTCAGAAGGCTAAAAACAGAAATCTCATAATCAACCTTGTATTGATTTTCATTATTCTTGCAGAAGCTGCTTATATAATTATAGACAAAGTTTCCAAAAGAAAGCCTGCTCCCAAAGCTGTTATTCCCGATTCAGTAGCAGCTGCAATCAACGAAAGCTCTGGGGAAGATTTTGATGATGACGAGGGCGAGCCTCAGAATATTATCGACAGTATTCTTAACAATACAGATGACGACCTTGAATAA